In Haloterrigena turkmenica DSM 5511, a single genomic region encodes these proteins:
- a CDS encoding MBL fold metallo-hydrolase produces the protein MDRIRLGNEEFEGRNNAYILVDGETPEVSRDGGDLVLVDTGIATPGVREDLRDGLAERGYAFADVDDIVLTHFHVDHAGLAGEIQAESDATVYVHEADAPLVAGDADTMAAVDRRRKELLEEWGVPEDARAELLEFLEAASTIEGEPADVTPIADGDVLEVGGYRLETVHAPGHAAGLCCFELDGGREAVVGDALLPVYTPNVGGADVRVDRPLAKYLTTLERLADRDYDRVWPGHRDPIEDPTARAREIIDHHRERAEKVVDVLDEHGPADAWTVSDHLFGDLEGIHILHGPGEAFAHLDHLRHEGAVTVDDGRYRLVTESVSPEEIV, from the coding sequence ATGGATCGAATACGGCTGGGTAACGAGGAGTTCGAGGGCCGAAACAACGCCTACATTCTCGTCGACGGTGAGACTCCGGAGGTGTCTCGTGACGGCGGCGACCTCGTGCTCGTCGATACCGGAATCGCGACGCCAGGCGTGCGCGAGGACTTGCGGGACGGACTGGCCGAGCGCGGCTACGCGTTCGCGGACGTCGACGACATCGTGCTGACGCACTTCCACGTCGATCACGCGGGACTGGCCGGCGAGATTCAGGCCGAGAGTGACGCGACGGTCTACGTCCACGAGGCCGACGCGCCGCTGGTCGCGGGCGACGCCGACACGATGGCCGCCGTCGACCGGCGTCGCAAGGAACTGCTCGAGGAGTGGGGCGTCCCCGAGGACGCGCGGGCCGAGTTGCTGGAGTTTCTCGAGGCGGCGTCGACCATCGAGGGCGAGCCAGCCGACGTCACGCCGATCGCGGACGGGGACGTCCTCGAGGTCGGCGGCTATCGACTCGAGACGGTTCACGCGCCGGGTCACGCGGCGGGACTCTGTTGTTTCGAACTGGACGGCGGCCGCGAGGCCGTCGTCGGGGACGCCCTCCTGCCGGTGTACACGCCCAACGTCGGGGGCGCCGACGTCCGCGTCGATCGGCCGCTGGCGAAGTATCTGACCACGCTCGAGCGATTAGCTGACCGCGACTACGATCGCGTCTGGCCCGGCCACCGGGATCCGATCGAGGACCCGACCGCCCGCGCCCGCGAGATCATCGACCACCACCGCGAGCGGGCCGAGAAAGTCGTCGACGTGCTCGACGAGCACGGCCCGGCCGACGCCTGGACGGTGAGCGACCACCTGTTCGGCGACCTCGAGGGGATCCACATCCTCCACGGACCAGGCGAGGCCTTCGCCCATCTCGATCACCTCCGTCACGAAGGAGCGGTTACCGTCGACGACGGGAGGTACCGACTGGTTACCGAGAGCGTTTCTCCGGAAGAGATCGTCTGA
- the gatB gene encoding Asp-tRNA(Asn)/Glu-tRNA(Gln) amidotransferase subunit GatB, with the protein MTAQTVQQGDLVTVIGLEVHVQLETDTKIFCGCATEQTDEPNENVCPVCLGLPGALPVLNEAAVEAAVKIGKAIDADIPEETRFHRKNYYYPDLPKNFQITQYDEPICADGELEVSVEGERRTVAIERAHLEEDPGSLQHVGGGGGIDSAEYTLVDYNRAGTPLMEIVTAPDFRSPAEVRAFLAELEEVLEYLGVFDAERDGSLRIDANLSIIPEEEIDGDDTDEIGEEALAAANRTEVKNISSHKGAEKALAYEETRQKNAIQRGRAVEQETRHWDESRGITVSMRSKEEEKDYRYFEEADLPPLRVSGWKDEIAIPELPSARRERFQEEYGLSEEAASKLTSTKQVADFYEDVAGEFDPDLAATWVADNLLGELNYRDMEITDIADRLEEVSRLVELVAEDEITAKNARETVLRSMLDDGNAPDEIVEQEGLGKTGEDEVQQAVVEAIDENPDAVDDYESGDDGAINFLVGQVMQKTGGSADPGDVNQLLRAELDG; encoded by the coding sequence ATGACTGCCCAGACCGTCCAGCAGGGCGACCTCGTGACCGTCATCGGCCTCGAGGTCCACGTCCAGCTGGAGACCGACACGAAGATCTTCTGTGGCTGTGCGACCGAACAGACCGACGAGCCCAACGAGAACGTCTGCCCGGTCTGTCTCGGCCTGCCGGGCGCGCTGCCCGTCTTGAACGAGGCCGCCGTCGAGGCCGCCGTCAAGATCGGGAAGGCGATCGACGCCGACATCCCCGAGGAGACTCGGTTCCACCGGAAGAACTACTACTACCCCGACCTGCCCAAGAACTTCCAGATCACCCAGTACGACGAGCCGATCTGCGCCGACGGCGAACTCGAGGTCTCCGTCGAGGGCGAGCGCCGCACGGTGGCGATCGAACGGGCCCACTTAGAGGAGGACCCGGGCAGCCTCCAGCACGTCGGCGGCGGTGGCGGCATCGATTCGGCGGAGTACACCCTCGTCGACTACAACCGCGCGGGGACGCCGCTGATGGAGATCGTCACGGCGCCGGACTTCCGCAGCCCCGCGGAGGTGCGGGCCTTCCTGGCCGAACTCGAGGAAGTGCTCGAGTACCTGGGCGTCTTCGACGCGGAACGCGACGGCAGCCTGCGCATCGACGCCAACCTCTCGATCATCCCCGAGGAGGAGATCGACGGCGACGACACCGACGAGATCGGCGAAGAGGCGCTGGCCGCGGCCAACCGCACCGAAGTCAAGAACATCTCGAGTCACAAGGGCGCGGAGAAGGCCCTGGCCTACGAGGAGACGCGCCAGAAGAACGCCATCCAGCGCGGTCGCGCGGTCGAACAGGAGACCCGTCACTGGGACGAGTCCCGCGGGATCACGGTCTCGATGCGCTCGAAGGAAGAGGAGAAGGACTACCGGTACTTCGAGGAGGCCGACCTGCCGCCGCTTCGCGTCTCGGGCTGGAAGGACGAGATCGCGATTCCGGAGCTCCCCTCGGCCCGCCGCGAGCGATTCCAGGAGGAGTACGGCCTGAGCGAGGAGGCCGCCTCGAAGCTCACCTCGACCAAGCAGGTCGCCGACTTCTACGAGGACGTCGCCGGCGAATTCGACCCCGACCTCGCGGCGACGTGGGTCGCGGACAACCTGCTGGGCGAACTCAACTACCGCGACATGGAGATCACGGACATCGCGGATCGCCTCGAGGAGGTCTCCCGCCTCGTCGAACTCGTCGCCGAGGACGAGATCACGGCGAAAAACGCCCGCGAGACCGTGCTTCGATCGATGCTCGACGACGGCAACGCGCCTGACGAGATCGTTGAACAGGAAGGGCTGGGCAAGACCGGCGAGGACGAGGTCCAGCAGGCCGTCGTCGAGGCCATCGACGAGAACCCCGACGCCGTCGACGACTACGAGTCCGGCGACGACGGCGCGATCAACTTCCTCGTCGGGCAGGTCATGCAGAAGACCGGCGGAAGTGCTGACCCCGGCGACGTCAACCAGTTGCTGCGGGCCGAACTGGACGGATAA
- a CDS encoding O-methyltransferase yields the protein MPRLDGPFDLVFLDAIKSEYEEYLAESLPLLTAGGMVVAGNLLRSGRVAAAAADTETDVIEGSTARRRPRFERSTRRSSITTTSRRSSRPRATGPALPSKPLDVLPAPKREESSMG from the coding sequence GTGCCTCGACTCGACGGCCCGTTCGATCTCGTCTTCCTCGACGCCATCAAGTCGGAGTACGAGGAGTACCTGGCCGAGTCGCTGCCGCTGCTGACGGCGGGCGGGATGGTCGTCGCGGGCAACCTCCTTCGCAGCGGTCGGGTCGCCGCTGCGGCCGCGGACACCGAAACCGACGTTATCGAGGGGAGTACGGCTCGTCGGCGGCCGCGCTTCGAGCGTTCAACGAGACGTTCGTCGATCACGACGACCTCGAGGCGATCATCACGCCCCAGGGCGACGGGACCGGCGCTGCCGTCAAAACCTCTTGACGTCCTCCCCGCGCCGAAGCGCGAGGAGTCCTCGATGGGATAG
- a CDS encoding outer membrane protein assembly factor BamB family protein produces the protein MESPLTRRETLGAIAGAGAVGAAGCLDVLSDDQTRLEGWPSYRYDAANSGRNPDAAGPNGDLETAWKQDLEPPGDGYPSELSCPFVLGERVIVAFDFDGGVSRETHVIAVDRETGEQDWSETFELAPDGSNAATAMPSRTLESDGVAVYLVTLDGGPTLRALDPESGDERWQASIERQLYSPLTADGGSLYAGERTYAVFDADDGDLERRYEWERDGSVQRLTNEFPPTVTEDVVYASVADTLRATDRDDGSLLWSAESPFDSKVDDGGVPLTQPVVGDDAVYAIAGDSVRADAGGGIVALSTNDGDQLWSFQPDPTESDADGNGPSASRSGVAGLPLVFEESETICAIGFEGGERTFFGLEAEDGSVRWDLDGIVAIDPADGSTVGSGTLDLGERANVAHTPAIADDRLYVNTSEGAVAIGP, from the coding sequence ATGGAATCCCCGCTTACCCGTCGAGAAACCCTCGGAGCGATCGCCGGCGCCGGCGCGGTCGGCGCGGCCGGCTGTCTCGACGTCCTCTCCGACGATCAGACGCGGCTCGAGGGCTGGCCGTCGTACCGATACGACGCGGCGAACTCGGGCCGAAACCCCGACGCGGCTGGGCCGAACGGCGACCTCGAGACCGCATGGAAACAGGATCTCGAACCGCCCGGCGACGGCTACCCGAGCGAGCTCTCCTGTCCGTTCGTCCTCGGAGAGCGGGTGATCGTCGCCTTCGACTTCGACGGCGGCGTCAGCCGAGAGACGCACGTCATCGCCGTGGACCGGGAGACCGGCGAGCAAGACTGGAGCGAGACCTTCGAACTGGCTCCTGACGGGAGCAACGCGGCGACCGCGATGCCCAGCCGAACGCTCGAGTCCGACGGGGTCGCGGTGTACCTCGTGACTCTCGACGGAGGGCCCACCCTCCGGGCCCTCGATCCGGAGAGCGGCGACGAACGCTGGCAGGCGTCCATCGAGCGGCAGCTCTACTCGCCGCTGACGGCCGACGGCGGCTCGCTGTACGCCGGCGAGCGGACCTACGCCGTCTTCGACGCCGACGACGGCGACCTCGAGCGCCGGTACGAGTGGGAACGCGACGGCTCGGTCCAGCGGTTAACGAACGAGTTTCCGCCGACGGTCACCGAGGACGTCGTCTACGCCAGCGTCGCGGACACGCTCCGCGCCACGGACCGTGACGACGGCTCCCTGCTGTGGTCGGCCGAGTCCCCGTTCGATTCGAAAGTCGACGACGGCGGGGTCCCGCTCACCCAGCCCGTCGTCGGGGACGACGCCGTCTACGCGATCGCCGGCGATTCCGTCAGGGCCGATGCCGGGGGCGGCATCGTCGCCCTCTCGACGAATGACGGCGATCAGTTGTGGTCGTTCCAGCCGGACCCGACCGAGTCCGACGCCGACGGGAACGGTCCGTCCGCGTCCCGGTCCGGCGTCGCCGGACTGCCGCTCGTGTTCGAGGAGTCGGAGACGATCTGTGCAATCGGGTTCGAGGGGGGCGAGCGGACGTTCTTCGGACTCGAGGCCGAGGACGGATCCGTCCGCTGGGATCTGGACGGGATCGTCGCGATCGATCCCGCCGACGGATCGACGGTCGGGTCCGGGACGCTCGATCTCGGCGAACGAGCCAATGTTGCGCACACGCCGGCGATCGCCGACGACCGCCTGTACGTGAACACCAGCGAGGGCGCGGTCGCGATCGGTCCCTGA
- a CDS encoding helix-turn-helix domain-containing protein: protein MSTQEPVSEPESFTRVEFSLSNAEYPFVGISTIDGCRAALEEILPRSAGSYAEFFEVSGVESERVLEIARTHESAEPTLLDEYESESLFEFRVSRNCPAVFLCERGALPREVYSTDGRGRISAEIPPSEDAGEIVDAFLDSHPDAELRAKREQSSVTPLFGHRQYKRVLSERLTDRQREVFTAAYEAGYYEWPREITADALATELDISTSTLLDHLRSVEQMFVRLFFEPTDR, encoded by the coding sequence ATGAGTACTCAGGAACCGGTATCGGAACCGGAGAGTTTCACGCGGGTCGAATTCTCCCTCTCGAACGCGGAGTATCCGTTCGTCGGTATCTCTACGATCGACGGCTGCCGAGCCGCACTGGAGGAGATACTCCCGCGCAGTGCGGGATCGTACGCCGAATTCTTCGAGGTGAGCGGCGTCGAGTCCGAGCGCGTCCTCGAGATCGCGAGGACCCACGAGTCGGCCGAACCGACGTTGCTCGACGAGTACGAATCGGAGAGCCTCTTCGAGTTTCGAGTGAGCCGTAACTGTCCCGCGGTCTTCCTGTGCGAGCGCGGAGCGTTACCGCGGGAAGTGTACAGCACCGACGGACGTGGGCGTATCAGCGCGGAGATACCGCCGTCGGAGGACGCGGGAGAGATCGTCGACGCGTTCCTCGATTCGCATCCGGACGCGGAGCTACGGGCGAAGCGAGAGCAGTCGTCCGTCACCCCGCTGTTCGGTCACCGACAGTACAAACGGGTGCTGTCGGAGCGGCTCACGGACCGCCAGCGAGAGGTATTCACGGCGGCCTACGAGGCGGGATACTACGAGTGGCCGCGCGAGATCACGGCCGATGCACTCGCGACGGAACTGGACATTTCGACGTCGACCCTGCTCGATCACCTCCGATCCGTCGAGCAGATGTTCGTCCGGCTGTTTTTCGAACCGACGGACCGGTGA
- a CDS encoding HalOD1 output domain-containing protein, protein MGESIRDPAVGFPILEYTVGEEETNSDVVLRAVAAVSDTELTDLPPLYHAVPPGDLNAVFQSDRARGQLRFRYNGYVVDVDAQGTVAIYEPVENADRR, encoded by the coding sequence ATGGGCGAGTCGATACGGGATCCCGCGGTCGGATTCCCGATACTCGAGTACACGGTCGGCGAGGAGGAGACGAACAGCGACGTCGTGCTCCGGGCGGTCGCGGCGGTCTCGGACACGGAGCTCACCGACTTACCGCCGCTGTACCACGCGGTTCCTCCCGGCGATCTGAACGCGGTATTTCAGTCCGATCGGGCCCGGGGTCAGTTGCGATTCAGGTACAACGGATACGTGGTCGACGTCGACGCGCAAGGAACGGTCGCGATTTACGAACCGGTCGAGAACGCTGACCGGCGTTGA
- a CDS encoding ABC transporter substrate-binding protein — protein sequence MDNDDNNTLRSDRTGKMSVGRRRFIGAAGAGAVATTLAGCIGSGDDEGVTIGHLAPLENTQGIGSERSAELAAEEINEDGGIRDEDIEVVSANTRSDPSTAQDEASRLINQENVDLLVGTFSSEVSLNIMDMIAENDVPYIVTGSASPAIIENSTGSDYEANKNIFRSGPINSYFQAEAMGGYADYLSDHHGWNSFAYLADDAAWTDPFTNNLPGELESRGYDVVYESELSTGIDDFSTVMDDLESEEPDAVFRFFAHIIATDMLASWHQRQAEFGIEGIHVASMTPDFYELSEGAATFETTSQSGAAGTTDITEKTLDFVDAYQSFTEDDGDAPDLPMYMGFNTYDAIYLYREAVEEAGTADYESDLDAIVDAMLGLEYTGTAGEISFYGEGDDYPHDVQEERGENDEITNFPITQWRPEDGLECVYPEQYRTADHIQPEWMG from the coding sequence ATGGATAACGACGATAACAATACGCTCAGATCAGATAGAACTGGTAAAATGTCCGTCGGGCGTCGGCGGTTCATCGGCGCCGCGGGTGCCGGCGCCGTGGCGACGACGTTGGCCGGCTGCATCGGGAGTGGCGACGACGAGGGGGTTACGATCGGTCATCTCGCTCCGCTGGAGAACACGCAGGGGATCGGCTCCGAGCGGAGCGCCGAACTGGCCGCCGAAGAGATCAACGAAGACGGTGGGATTCGAGACGAGGACATCGAAGTCGTCAGCGCGAACACGCGCTCCGATCCGTCGACGGCCCAGGACGAGGCGTCGCGGCTGATCAATCAGGAGAACGTCGATCTACTCGTCGGCACGTTCTCCAGCGAGGTCTCGCTCAACATCATGGATATGATCGCCGAGAACGACGTCCCGTACATCGTCACCGGGTCGGCCTCGCCGGCGATCATCGAGAACTCGACCGGCTCGGACTACGAGGCGAACAAGAACATCTTCCGCTCCGGCCCGATCAACTCGTACTTCCAGGCCGAGGCGATGGGCGGCTACGCCGACTACCTCTCGGACCACCACGGCTGGAACTCGTTCGCGTATCTGGCGGACGACGCCGCGTGGACGGACCCGTTCACGAACAACCTGCCGGGCGAACTGGAATCGCGGGGCTACGACGTCGTCTACGAGTCCGAACTGTCGACCGGGATCGACGATTTCAGCACGGTGATGGACGATCTCGAGTCCGAAGAGCCGGACGCCGTCTTCCGATTCTTCGCCCACATCATCGCGACCGATATGCTCGCGAGCTGGCACCAGCGCCAGGCCGAGTTCGGTATCGAAGGGATCCACGTCGCCTCGATGACGCCCGACTTCTACGAGCTCTCGGAGGGGGCCGCGACCTTCGAGACGACCTCGCAGTCGGGCGCCGCCGGCACGACCGACATCACGGAGAAGACGCTCGACTTCGTCGACGCGTACCAGTCGTTCACCGAGGACGACGGCGACGCACCCGACCTCCCGATGTACATGGGGTTCAACACCTACGACGCGATCTACCTGTACCGGGAGGCCGTCGAGGAGGCCGGCACGGCCGACTACGAGAGCGACCTCGACGCCATCGTCGACGCGATGCTGGGGCTGGAGTACACGGGGACCGCCGGCGAGATCTCGTTCTACGGCGAGGGCGACGACTACCCCCACGACGTCCAGGAGGAGCGCGGCGAGAACGACGAAATCACCAACTTCCCGATCACGCAGTGGCGCCCCGAGGACGGCCTCGAGTGCGTCTACCCCGAACAGTACCGGACGGCAGACCACATACAACCCGAGTGGATGGGCTAG